Proteins from a genomic interval of Treponema brennaborense DSM 12168:
- the pstB gene encoding phosphate ABC transporter ATP-binding protein PstB — MQNVQTVPSVSAECFDIADMNFYYGPHKALENVNMVIRENSITACIGPSGCGKSTFLRSLNRMNDTIPGTRVEGALLYRGVDLYHEYDVLELRKNVGMVFQKPNPFPMSIYDNIAYGPRLHGKLSKTQCDELVEQCLRDAALWDEVKDRLHKSAMGLSGGQQQRLCIARTLAVKPDVILMDEPTSALDPVSTSHIEELCFQLKKRLTIVIVTHNMQQASRISDTTAFFMVNDERCGYLVEYGETEQVFYKPRDPKTEAYISGRFG; from the coding sequence ATGCAGAACGTGCAGACCGTCCCGTCCGTTTCGGCAGAATGTTTCGACATTGCCGATATGAACTTTTATTACGGACCTCACAAGGCGCTGGAAAACGTGAATATGGTTATCAGGGAAAACTCGATAACGGCTTGCATCGGTCCGTCCGGTTGCGGTAAGTCGACTTTTTTGCGTTCGCTCAACCGTATGAACGACACGATTCCGGGAACGCGCGTGGAAGGGGCGCTGCTGTACCGAGGCGTCGATTTGTACCATGAATACGACGTGCTGGAATTGCGCAAAAACGTCGGCATGGTGTTCCAGAAGCCGAATCCGTTTCCGATGAGCATTTACGACAATATCGCCTACGGACCGCGGCTGCACGGAAAACTTTCAAAAACGCAGTGCGACGAGTTGGTTGAACAGTGTCTGCGCGACGCGGCGCTTTGGGATGAAGTAAAAGACCGGCTGCATAAAAGCGCGATGGGCTTGTCGGGCGGTCAGCAGCAGCGGTTGTGCATTGCGCGGACGCTCGCCGTTAAGCCGGACGTTATCCTGATGGACGAACCGACGTCGGCGCTCGATCCGGTTTCGACCTCCCACATCGAAGAGTTGTGTTTTCAGCTGAAAAAACGGCTGACAATCGTAATCGTAACGCACAACATGCAGCAGGCTTCCCGTATTTCCGATACGACGGCCTTCTTTATGGTAAACGACGAGCGCTGCGGATATTTGGTCGAATACGGCGAAACGGAACAGGTTTTTTATAAGCCGCGCGATCCGAAAACCGAAGCGTACATATCGGGAAGATTCGGCTGA